A single region of the Ornithorhynchus anatinus isolate Pmale09 chromosome 13, mOrnAna1.pri.v4, whole genome shotgun sequence genome encodes:
- the LOC103165811 gene encoding cathelicidin-6-like — protein sequence MAEGSWRVLLLVSLAAALATARGLSQRRAVKIALDSYNKGSDTDSTFRLVHYIKKSGPVDPSKPIPVTFTVQETVCRKSDNPVPDRCDFKKKGLVKICTGTVSSATGSPSASITCDGSVRTKRFFRTFGRMIGRIRRGIGRTWRKIKRGYREGRRGKERGPDRGSSPNPGGSPDQEENSEPQQ from the exons ATGGCGGAGGGCAGCTGGAGAGTCCTGCTGCTGGTCAGCCTGGCCGCGGCCCTCGCCACGGCGCGGGGCCTGAGCCAACGAAGGGCCGTGAAAATCGCCCTCGACTCCTACAACAAGGGCTCGGACACCGACAGCACCTTCCGGCTCGTCCACTACATCAAGAAATCCGGCCCC GTGGACCCGTCCAAGCCGATCCCGGTGACTTTCACCGTCCAGGAGACCGTGTGCCGCAAGTCCGACAACCCTGTCCCCGACCGGTGCGATTTCAAAAAGAAAGGG CTGGTGAAAATATGTACCGGAACCGTCTCCTCGGCCACGGGATCTCCCTCGGCGTCAATCACTTGTGATGGG TCTGTCCGCACCAAGAGATTCTTCAGAACATTCGGCAGGATGATTGGACGTATCCGGCGGGGAATTGGGAGGACGTGGCGAAAAATCAAACGGGGCTACCGTGAAGGCAGACGGGGCAAAGAGAGAGGACCAGACCGAGGTAGTAGCCCAAATCCAGGTGGAAGTCCAGACCAAGAAGAAAATTCAGAGCCGCAGCAGTAa